The following are encoded together in the Campylobacter devanensis genome:
- the infC gene encoding translation initiation factor IF-3, whose amino-acid sequence MSKDKEVYLNDEIRASEVRCVGDDGTAYGVISRDEALDIANKMGLDLVLIAADAKPPVCKIMDYGKFRYQQEKKQKEAKKKQKVIEIKEIKLSAKIAQNDINYKIKHAQEFLSEGKYVKFRVFLKGREMSTPELGVNMLEKIWEMVQEYADRDKAPVLEGRYVNMLVTPKK is encoded by the coding sequence TTGAGCAAAGATAAAGAGGTTTATCTAAACGATGAAATTCGTGCAAGCGAGGTTAGATGTGTAGGAGATGATGGCACTGCGTATGGTGTTATCAGTAGAGATGAAGCGTTAGATATCGCTAATAAAATGGGATTAGATCTAGTTTTGATAGCAGCTGATGCTAAACCACCAGTATGTAAGATAATGGATTATGGCAAATTCCGTTATCAACAAGAGAAAAAGCAAAAAGAGGCTAAGAAAAAGCAAAAAGTAATAGAGATAAAAGAGATTAAGCTTTCCGCCAAAATTGCACAAAATGATATAAATTACAAGATAAAACACGCTCAAGAGTTTTTATCTGAGGGCAAATATGTTAAATTTAGAGTATTTTTAAAGGGGCGTGAGATGTCTACCCCAGAACTTGGCGTAAATATGCTTGAAAAGATTTGGGAGATGGTTCAAGAATATGCAGATAGGGATAAAGCTCCAGTTCTTGAGGGTCGTTATGTAAATATGCTTGTAACGCCTAAAAAATAA